Proteins from one Sarcophilus harrisii chromosome 2, mSarHar1.11, whole genome shotgun sequence genomic window:
- the LRRC57 gene encoding leucine-rich repeat-containing protein 57: protein MGNSALRAHLETAQKTGVFQLKDRGLTEFPEDLQRLTSSLRTIDLSNNKIEHLPPALIGKFALLKSLSLNHNKLTVLPEELCKLTKLETLHLNNNHLTQLPAAFGQLSALKSLSLSGNRLRAIPSQLCSLRHLDVVDLSKNQIQSIPDTIGELQAIELNLNQNQISQISPQISRCPRLKVLRMEENCLELSMLPRSILSNSQIALLAVEGNLFEIKKLRELEGYEKYMERFTATKKKFA, encoded by the exons ATGGGGAACAGCGCCCTCCGCGCCCACCTGGAAACGGCGCAGAAGACGGGCGTGTTTCAGCTCAAGGACCGCGGTCTGACGGAG TTTCCCGAGGACCTGCAGCGGCTGACCAGCAGCCTCCGGACCATTGACCTGTCCAACAACAAGATCGAGCACCTCCCACCCGCTCTCATCGGCAAGTTCGCGCTGCTCAAGAGTCTGTCCTTGAACCACAACAAACTGA CTGTTCTGCCAGAGGAGCTGTGCAAGTTGACAAAGCTAGAGACCCTACACCTTAACAACAATCACCTGACACAGCTGCCAGCTGCCTTTGGGCAATTGTCTGCCCTCAAGTCCCTGAGCCTCTCTGGGAACCGGCTTCGAGCTATACCATCTCAGCTCTGTAGCCTACGACACTTGGATGTGGTAGATCTCTCCAAGAACCAGATTCAAAGTATACCTGACACAATAGGAGAACTACAGGCTATTGAACTGAACCTCAATCAGAATCAG ATTTCTCAGATCTCACCACAGATATCTCGCTGTCCACGCCTCAAGGTCTTGCGCATGGAAGAAAACTGTCTAGAGCTTAGCATGCTTCCACGAAGCATCCTCAGCAATTCGCAAATTGCTCTGCTTGCAGTAGAAGGCAATCTTTTTGAGATAAAGAAACTCCGAGAACTAGAAGGCTATGAAAAG tacatggAGAGGTTCACAGCCACCAAGAAGAAATTTGCATGA
- the HAUS2 gene encoding HAUS augmin-like complex subunit 2 — protein sequence MAAANPWVPETSPTAAGQLLNEYLASGIVTQETLDSCKNPAPIFANFSRIKQIKDLQAEIRQKTLEIDLLKLEKDTADVVHPFFLAQKCEILQSMNQHLETVLKEKRALRQRLMKPLCQENLPIEAIYHRYVVQLLDLAVTFIEKLEAHIEAIRNIPSLDSSVKNMDRALTKMNVLAGETEELIENILKWREQQKEISSSITKIFSGDLFKKSMRL from the exons ATGGCGGCTGCAAACCCTTGGGTCCCGGAGACCTCCCCGACCGCCGCGGGGCAGCTCTTAAACGAATACTTAGCCTCGGGAATCGTCACTCAG GAGACACTAGATTCTTGTAAGAATCCTGCTCCAATTTTTGCAAACTTCTCCAGAATCAAGCAGATTAAAGATTTACAGGCTGAAATCAGACAG AAGACCTTGGAAATTGACCTCTTAAAACTAGAAAAGGATACAGCAGATGttgttcatcctttctttctAG CTCAAAAGTGTGAGATTTTGCAAAGCATGAATCAACACTTGGAGACTGTACTGAAGGAGAAGAGGGCCCTTCGACAACGACTGATGAAGCCCCTGTGCCAGGAGAACTTGCCTATAGAAGCTATTTACCACAG GTATGTGGTACAATTGTTGGATCTAGCAGTGACTTTCATTGAGAAGCTAGAAGCCCATATTGAGGCCATAAGAAACATTCCTTCTTTAGACTCTAGTGTGAAAAATATG gaTAGGGCtttgacaaaaatgaatgtcttGGCGGGAGAAACAGAGGAACTGATAGAAAATATACTGAAGTGGAGAGAGCAACAAAAGgaaatttcttcttctatcaCCAAAATATTTTCTGGCGATCTCTTCAAAAAAAGCATGAGACTGTAA